AGATTGCCTAACCTCCTTGGGGGAACTCTAGACCAGTGTCTTATTAACCCCCTTGCTGACATCCAGCCCAGTTGAATCCTGCTTTCTCAGGTAACAAAGCGTAGAGAATGAGTGTAGAACGTGAGGAGACTGAGTCCTTGCTAGGAAACGTTCCCACACATGGGGGAGGGTTCAAGTGCCCTGAGCTCCTTGTGACCGGACCGTCGTGACTCCCTTGCTTGACTTCCTCCAGGTCCCGAGATCTCAAGCAGACATGCCGAGAGCAGTAGTCAGCAAGTGAGGatgtgtggttttaatttttctgtgctgTCTTGCCTGTTCTTTGTTGACTGAGCCTTGATTCTTTAGGAAGACCCTTTTACTGTTGCAGTGGATTCCAATGCAGTACTgacatttacagcaacatggatggacctagagattatcatactaagtgagtaagtcagaaagagaaaaacaaatactatatgatatcacttatctatggaatctaaaatgtgatgcaaatgaacctatctctgaaacagaaacagactcacagacatagagaacagactgggaTTGCCAGGAGGACAGGGtgagagggaaggattgggagtttgggattagcagatgcaaactgctgtatacaaatggataaacaacaaggtcttaccatagagcgcagggaactatattcagcatcctgtgataagccatcatgggaaagaatatgaaaaagaatattcatgtataactgaatcacttggttatacagcagaaattaacacaacattgtaaatcaactacaataaaattttaaaaggaacaatATATAAGTAAATGGGTAGgattgtgttccaataaaactttatgtaCAAAAAAAATTAGTCAATACGTAAATCTTCATTCTgatcattcaaaaaaagaaatggaattccaaaaggaaaaacaaggatCTTGAAGTACCAGTTCTCGATAATTAGAGAATACCACTTACAATCCAGAATCAGTGGCCCATTGAGTTCTTGttaactgactttaaaaaaagaataataaataaaaaagaccaCCAGGTGGTAAAAATACAAGACCCAGAACCTTGATCATGTGCACTATGCAATGGGGGAAAACCAGTAGGAACCTCAGAGTTGTAGCTGTGGGTGATCACCTGTTCATATTTGGGGATCAGGTTTGAGGGGAGATGGGGCTGTTTGCAGTGCAGCAGTGGGCTTCTGTGGAAGCTGAGAGCTGATATGAATGCAGTCACAGGTGAGGTGAGGCGCTTGCCTTCTGGTGTCCTGATTCCAAGGGGCAGTAGGACTGGGATGATCCATGTACCATGGCATTTTCAGTAAGCAAATCTCTGGAACATATAGGGTTTATCGTGAAATTGTAATAGACCCATAACTTTCCTGGTTAGGAAAACAGTGCATATGTATACatcaatagaaaatattaaaaaagtgtaaaacaacaaacaagaatCACTTAAGATCTTGCCATTCAGAAAGTAACACTGTCAGGAATTTTTTGTAtctattttcagtcttttctcttcacatgtgatttttaaataaaatttggatCAAGCtttagatcccacaagctgtgcagcatgaccagaaaaaaatagtaaagataaaaataaacggACTTTagatgttgtttttatttttattaatttttagcttgttttttttttttttttggtcacactgcgCAGCTTATAGGATCTTGGtcccctgaacagggattgaacccaggccctcagcactgAGACTACTGAGTCCGAACCGCTGGACTGCCAAGGCATTCCCtcgatgttatttttaaataacagctttgTTCAGATACACTTTTTATACCATAAGTTCACCTAGTTTAAGTGTACAGTTTCCTGgggtttttaaaatcatattctcAGCTGTGCAGTGGTTACCACAGTCAATCTGAGAGAAGAATTTGTACCTCCCCCAAGAAAAGCTGTGTACCCATTAATAGCCACCGCCTCTTCATTCCACCCCACTGGTTCCCCGATTCCCTCCATCCCAGCCCTCATCCACCATGAATTTACATTCTGTCTCTAGATTTGTGTATTCTGGACATCTCATGTaaaagaaatcatacaatatgtggtcttctGTGTCTTCAATTTAGCATAAAGCTTtgaaggctcatccatgttgtctgtctcagaatttcattttattgacaacatcccattgtatggatatattagGGTTTGTTTCTCGATTCctcagttgatagacatttggattgtttccacttatTGTCTGTTACGAGCCATGTTGCTATGAATGTTTGTGTGCAAGGATAACCATTTGGAACCTCATCGTTTCTTCTAAGTTTGCAGAAAATTTTTACAAAAACAGCCTCCACATCTCTCATTTCCTTAAagtaaatttttagaaatagaattGCTGACTAAAAGGACCTTAAACTTTACAGCACTTGTCAGATGGTGTCTAGGAAGACTGCATTTACTATCTCTATCATCACTTCAGTGTTGTGAACCTGTGTGTCTTTGGTGATTGTTATTTAATATCACGTGCTATAAAACAAGAGTCCATGGAGTCTGGAAAAGATGATATCCCTGCCATCAAAATGCTTATGTTCACATTTAGACCAAACAGGCAGATACAGATCCAAGGGTATTTTGTAGGCAAGGTTGTGTGCATTAGTTGGAGAGAAAACGAGACGGGTTAGATAAAGTGAACTTTTGCCTCCTCGGGATAAGGTTCACACAGACATAACCAGCTTTTTACACCTAAAAGTGAGGGGGGGGGCAGGTAATGGAACGAAGCTCTGGCCTAGAGACCCGTTAGTCCAAAGTCCTAAATCCTctggattgcagagtcagaccctTGACCCCGATGTTCAGAAGACTTAGACATCAGCACCGTGTGACCTGGTGATTGTTGGGGCCCATCTGACCTGCATCAAGCTGCCTCCAAACCTGTGGTGTTTCATCATTTCTGTAGATTGCTTGGGACTTCTGAATAGCAGCTGGTTTTGGCTCTGTTTTTCATGCTTTTATATTCAGAAAAGTCCTACTTCAAGGCTATaaaatcagggaattccctggcagtccagcagttaaaactccatgcttccactccaGGTAACCCGGGTTCAgcccctgatcagagaactaagatctcagaagccacagtcagttagttcagtcactcagtcgtgtccgaaccccatggactgcagcatgccagccctccctgtccatgaccaccTCCTgcaatttactcaaactcatgtccatcgagtcagtgatgccatccaaccatctcatcctctgttggccccttctcctcccgccttcatttttcccagcatcagggtcttttccagtgtgttaattcttcacatcaggtggccagaatattggagttttagctttagcatcagtccttccagtgaatattcaggactgattacctttaggatggattgatcggatctctttgcagtccaagggactcccaagagtcttctccaacaccacagttcaaaagcatccattcttctgtgctcagctttctttatagtccagttctcacatccatacatgactactggaaaaaccatagccttgactagacggatatttgttggcaaagtaatgtctctgctttttaatatgctgtctaggttggtcataacttttctttcaaagaacaagagtcttttaatttcatggctgcagtcaccatctgcagtgattttggaaccccccaaaaataaaagtctgccactatttccactgtttgccatctatttgccatgaagtgatgctactggacgccatgatcttcgttttctgaatgttgtgttttaagccaactttttcactctcctctttcacttccatcaagaggctcttgagttcttcttcgctttctgccataagggtggtgtcatctgcttatctgaagttattgatatttctcccagcaatcttgattccagtttgtgcttcctccaacccagtgtttctcatgatgtactctgcatataaggtaaataagcagggtgacaatatatagccttgacgtactcctttcctgatttggaaccagtctgttgttccatgtccagttctatatgttgcttcttgacctgcatacagatttctcaggagggaggtctggtggtctggtattcccatctttttaagaatttaggTTCAGCccctgattggagaactaagatcccacaagccacagtaCAGCCAATAAAAGCTACatatttaaaaaagttaaactATAAAATCAGCAAGGACTTCAGTTTAAATAGCTGAACACAGGGGAAAGTAGTCTGGCCTCCTCAGCCTTTCCCCATGGACGGTGACATTGGCATGTTTTCATTCCCAACATAACCACCAAATTCCACACAAAAGAACTGACTAATCCTGATCTGGAAAGGGCATTTATTTGTAAAAGTAGAGATGGGAAAGTTATAGCAGCTCTTTCAGCAAGCCTCGTTTAAGCGATTGTTAATGCAGAGGCTGTTTACAGGGCCGctgttttttttgttgctgtGGTTGTTTTAACTACTGAGACTCAGACTTTTGAGACTGATCCATACTGCATTGCAGATTGCATTTTCTAACATGTCACACCCACTTTTATTACCTGactctttctctgcctggctcagatggtaaagaaactgcctgcaacatggaagtgttctatccctggcttgggaagatcccctggaaaagggaaaggctacccactccagtattctggcctggagaattccatggactgtatagtctctggggtcacaaagagtcagacaagactgagcaactttcttcttctttttctttgcctaGGTAACTGGCAGAGAGCACGGTGCATGTATGATGGAGCTACGCCTGGCAAACGCAAGCTTGAGAACATGGAAAGCCCTTTTTTCTTGGCAGCTCTAACCATGTCTGACAAGAGCCAGATAGCGGCCAGAGTTTCCCTTATCGAGCAGCTGATGTCTCAAAGGAATTTTGAGGATCTCGGCCATCACCTCACTGTGCTGGAAACTCTGCATGTGACTCCAGAGCACCTTCAGGAGACGGGGGTGGTCAGGGCGGTGTACAGAGTCCTCAAAAACTGCCCCACGGCGGCTCTGAAGCAGAAAGCCAAGCGTCTGCTGTCAGAATGGAAAGCGTTGTATGAGGATAATCTCTGCAAGCCAGAGGGCAGCCCTAAACGATTTCCTCTGGGTGGAAGTCAAGAAGAAGATCAAGGACTTCCTCCTGACCCAAATCAGGAGGAGGAGGTACGGGGTGGCTCCAGGTATAATTCTCTGTTCACATCCCAAGATGTGGCGGGAGCTGTTGAAACGATTGTGCCGGAGGATAGCTGTGGCGGAGCGGAGCCTAAGGCAGTGCCTCTGAGCGCCTGGGACCCTCAATCCACCAACCTGGCAGCGAGTGGGCAGCCGGACCCCATAGTGCCCGTGAGAGCCAGATGCACAGAGCTGCTGTACGAAGCTCTAACTGCCTCCTCCCCAGGCCAGGCCAGAGCCCACCTGTGGCCCAACTTGGCACAAGAAATCGAAGCACACGTTTTTGCCCTTCATCCCAAGAACCtccaaaaatacaaaacatgCATCCGCAGCAAAGTGGCCAATCTAAGGAACCCCCGCAATTCTCACTTACAGCAGAACTTGCTTTCTGGGACCATGTCTCCAAGGGAATTTGCCGAAATGACCGCCATGGAGATGGCCAGCCAGGAACTGAAGCAGTTGAGGGCCTCCTACACGAAATCTGCCTTACGGGAACATTACCTGCCCCAAGTGGTGGAGGGCACGCCAACGAGGAAAATAAAATGCGAGCGCTGTGAGAAATTCAACTGCCAGGTCACTGTGATCCCCAGAGGGACACTCTTCCTTCCAAGTTGGGTGCGGAATCCAGGCCCAGATGAAGAAATGATGACCTATGTCATCTGCAATGAATGTGGGGAGCAGTGGTATCATAGCAAGTGGGTGTGCTTATGAtcataaataaatgttcttttaacAGCAGATAACTGAAGTGATATCCTTTATTTGTACCACCTTTTTATGCTTGCCTTTTAAATCTTATACAtactattctttttcttaattgaggtatagttaatttataatgttttacTAGTCTGaagtgtatggcaaagtgattcagttcagttcagttgctcagtcatgtctgactctgtgaccccatgaactgcaccatgccaggcttccctgtccatcaccaactcctggagtttactcaaactcatgtccattgagtcggtgatgccatccaaccatctcatcctctgttgtccccttctcccaccttcaatctttcccagccttggggtcttttcaaatgagtcagctcttcccatcaggtggccaaagtattggagtttcaccttcaacatcagtccttccaatgaacactcaatactgatctcctttatgatggactggttggatctccttgcagtccaagggactctcaagagtcttcttcaacagcacagttcaaaagcatcaattcttcggcactcagctttctttatagtccaactctcacatccatacatgacaactggaaaaaccatagcattgactagacacacctttgttggcaaagtaatatctctgctttttaatatgctgtctaggttggtcataacttcattccaaggagtatgcatcttttaatttcatggctgcagtcaccatctgcagtgattttggagcaccccaaaataaaatctgccactgtttccactgttgccccatctatttgccatgaagtgatgggaccggatgccatgatcttagttttctggatgttgagttttaagccaacttttttcactctcctctttcactttcatcaagaggctttttagttcctcttcactttctgccataagggtggtgtcatctgcatatctgaggttattgatatttctcccagcaatcttgattgcagctagtgcttcatctagcccagcatttctcatgatgtactctgcatagaagttaaataagcagggtgacaatatacagccttgatgtactccttttcctgtttggaacccgtccgttgttccatgttcagttctaactgttgcgtcctgatctgcatacagatttctcaagaggcaggttaggtggtctggtattcccatctcttgaagaattttccacagtttattgtgatccacacagtcaaaggctttggcatagtcaataaagcagaaatagaggttttcctggaactctcttgctttttcgatgatccagcggatgttggcaatttgatctgtttccgctgccttttctaaaaccagcttgaacatctggaagttcacagttcacgtattgttgaagcctggcttggagaactttgagcattactttgctagcctgtgagatgagtgcaattgtgtggtagtttgagcattctttttgccttgggggaggggagtagtttgaccaccccccaccccgggacAATTACATCTGGATCTGTGCaatgcctggaggaggaaatggcaacccaccccagtattctcgccgggagaatcccatggacagaggatcctggcaggctacagtctgtgggctcacaaagagtcagacatgactgagtgaccaacactttgactttttactGTGGGGATGCAGCCCCAGCATcagcatttctgttttctttcctcaaGTTACTTGAAGTTGCAATCAGAGTTCCAAAGGCTTGCACTTGATCCTTTTGTCACCTTTAACAAAAGTGTTATTTTGTACACTTCACAGTTGAGGAAACGTCCACAGTGGTCCTGTGGCTCACCTCGGCAACACAACCGTAAATAGTCACACTCGAACTGCAGCTAGATTTTCTTCCTTCCAGTTCCCTGTCTGAGACGGCTTCCATACTGACTCCTGAGAAATACAGCCCTGGAGATGTGGGGCTAAAAGAATAGTGTCTTCAAGCTCCCATGTCGGCGGATGGGAGCTTTGttgttttccattctcttttctctttccactttACAGGTCTCCCTTGAGCCCTGAAAGTTCCCCTATTAATTCCAGCTAGAATTTTGTTTCCAGCCCTCTTAGTCATAGGAGTCACACATTGTTTTTCCTCCACACAATTTCTCCAGGGTACATAAACTCTTTAGGACATTTGGTTATTGATGTTAGGAAGTCTTCATGTTTCTACGGGCATGTGTTTAGATCtgtaagggaggaaaaaaaaaaatcctagactCTAGCTGGGACCCTGCAAATTAGAACTgcggaaagacagaggaaccagagaggagTCAAGTTTATTTACATGTGCAGCACCTATACCTGCAGGAGAAACTCAGTGATGAGTAACTCAAAGGGATGGTTAGAACTTGGGCTTAGACAACA
This Budorcas taxicolor isolate Tak-1 chromosome X, Takin1.1, whole genome shotgun sequence DNA region includes the following protein-coding sequences:
- the LOC128069968 gene encoding transcription elongation factor A N-terminal and central domain-containing protein-like isoform X1; this translates as MDLEIIILSNWQRARCMYDGATPGKRKLENMESPFFLAALTMSDKSQIAARVSLIEQLMSQRNFEDLGHHLTVLETLHVTPEHLQETGVVRAVYRVLKNCPTAALKQKAKRLLSEWKALYEDNLCKPEGSPKRFPLGGSQEEDQGLPPDPNQEEEVRGGSRYNSLFTSQDVAGAVETIVPEDSCGGAEPKAVPLSAWDPQSTNLAASGQPDPIVPVRARCTELLYEALTASSPGQARAHLWPNLAQEIEAHVFALHPKNLQKYKTCIRSKVANLRNPRNSHLQQNLLSGTMSPREFAEMTAMEMASQELKQLRASYTKSALREHYLPQVVEGTPTRKIKCERCEKFNCQVTVIPRGTLFLPSWVRNPGPDEEMMTYVICNECGEQWYHSKWVCL
- the LOC128069968 gene encoding transcription elongation factor A N-terminal and central domain-containing protein-like isoform X2; translated protein: MYDGATPGKRKLENMESPFFLAALTMSDKSQIAARVSLIEQLMSQRNFEDLGHHLTVLETLHVTPEHLQETGVVRAVYRVLKNCPTAALKQKAKRLLSEWKALYEDNLCKPEGSPKRFPLGGSQEEDQGLPPDPNQEEEVRGGSRYNSLFTSQDVAGAVETIVPEDSCGGAEPKAVPLSAWDPQSTNLAASGQPDPIVPVRARCTELLYEALTASSPGQARAHLWPNLAQEIEAHVFALHPKNLQKYKTCIRSKVANLRNPRNSHLQQNLLSGTMSPREFAEMTAMEMASQELKQLRASYTKSALREHYLPQVVEGTPTRKIKCERCEKFNCQVTVIPRGTLFLPSWVRNPGPDEEMMTYVICNECGEQWYHSKWVCL